Below is a genomic region from Pseudomonas berkeleyensis.
AGCACCAGAGTGCCATGCAGAAGAATGCCGCAAGCCAGGCCCAACGCACTGAGCAAACCCGCTCGCCGCCCCTGATGCAAGGCAGTACGTACCACCAATGCGACATCGGGGCCAGGACTGATAAGGGCTACCGCGAACACGGCAGCCAGCGACAGCAAGACGGACGTCTCCTGCATGGTGATCTCCAAGGGATAGAAGGGGGAAAACGAAAGTGCGGACGAATCAGCCCTGGCGCAGGCGCGCCGGCGGTAAACCGTATGTGCGGCGGAACAAGCGCGAGAAATGCGCCTGATCGTAGAAGCCCAGACGCAGCGCGATCTCACTCAAGGGCTCACCCGCCAACACTAGCGGTAGCGCCCGCTGCAAGCGCAGCTGGGTAAGCCACTGATGCGGTGGCAAGCCCGTGTGCTGACGGAATCGGCGTAGCACCTGCCAGGGGCTCATCCCGCAGAAACTCGCGATATCTTCCAGCGACGGCGGGTCGTCCAGACGACTCTCCAACCAATCACGCAATTCTTGCCAGGTACGCCTATCGAAGACGCTCTCCGTATCACTGACGCGTAATGTCGAGCCCATCTCCAGCAAGCTCGCCAGCGCTTGCCAGAGAGCAGTCTCCTGAGCCAGTGCCGAGCCCCCCAGCATCGCAGCATGAAACTGATGCAGATGCTGCGACAACAGCGGGTGGCGCAGGCTGGAAGTGGTCAGCCGTGGCGCGCCCTGACGTCCATCACTCAGGGTACGACTGGCCTCGTCCAGCCAGTGTGGATCGAAGGCCATCACACGGATACGGTAACTTTCGCCATCCAGACAGGCGCCATCGTGTATGCCTTCGGGGGCCATCACCAGGACGTCTCCCGCCCCGACCTGGCGGCGCTCTCCACGATAGTCATAGCGGTGCCGCCCCTGAACCAGCAGACCGACGTGGTATTCCAGGTGAAAGTGCCGGGGAAAGGCAAAGCGGCGGTACTCGGCGTCGATCAGGCGTACGCCGGGCAAACTGCTTTGAATGTGAGTGATGTGATCCATGGCGCGTACTGTAGCGCCATGGATCAGGCAAATCTTGGATGAAATTGCAGATATCGGAGCCTTTGCAAAGGCTATCGAGACAGAGCAGCGACCACTCGAATCGAGCGAAGAACGTCTGGGCTGTAAATGAGTTTTTGGCCGGGCTGGTGTTCCAGCCTGATTTCAATGCAGCATGGCCGACGCGCAGCAGACGTTGAACAGGCTCTCAGAGCTTCGGCGGCTGCTCGCCCAACGGCACGATGGCCATGGTCAGTCGCGAGATGCAGCTGGCCTTGCCGTCGTCGCCACTGAGGCGAATATCCCAGACGTGAGTGGTACGCCCCAGATGAACCGGCCGCGCCACCGCATGCACACGCCCGCTACGCAGGCCGCGCAGATGGTTGGCATTGACCTCCAGACCGACACAGTAAAAACGGCTGCTGTCGATACACAGATAGCTGGCGGTCGAACCGAGGGTTTCCGCCAGCACCACCGAGGCACCACCATGCAGCAGGCCGTAAGGCTGATGAGTGCGCGAATCGATCACCATGCTGGCACTGAGCGATTCTTCGTCAAAGGATTCGAAGCGGATGTCCAACACCTCGCCAATGCTGTTTTTCAGCGTTGCGTTGAGTGCCTCGAGATCGGGTGTTCGTTGCCACAAGCCCATGGAAGCATTCCTTGTGCATTTGAAGAACAGGGCCAGTTGCCTGGCCCATTGATGATCAGTCGTGCCAAAGCACCGTTTCGCTGCGCTGCTGCCACTCGGCGAAACGCTCGCCATAGGTACCTTCGATCACCGCGCGCTTGATCTTCAGGGTCGGAGTCAGAAAGCCATTCTCCACCGCCCAGACCTCCTTGACCAAAACCAGACCTTGCAGCCGCTCATGTTGATCGAGGCGACCATTGACCTCGGCGAGCAATGCCTTGAGGCTGCTTTCAAGCTCGTCTCGGCTGTCGTTGGCGGCTTCCTGACGCCCCACATCGGACAGCACGCACAACGCGATGGGTTGCGGCAGGCCGTCACCAACCACGCAGACCTGTTCGATGCGCGAGTGCTCGCCGATGCGGTTCTCGATCGGTGCAGGCGCCACGTACTTGCCCTTGCTGGTCTTGAAGATTTCCTTGATCCGCCCGGTCAGCCGCAGATTGCCCTCGGCATCCTGCTCGCCCTTGTCACCGGTGCGCAGGAAACCATCATCGGTCAGCGCTTCGGCGGTCTTGGCCGGATCCTTGTAGTACCCCTGCATGGTCGCACCGCTGCGTACCTGAACTTCGCCGTCCTCGGCGATGCGCACCTCGACACCAGGGTTGTTCTGGCCGATCCAGCCCTGCTTGAACTTGCCCGGCAGGCAGACATGGGAATAACCGCAGTTCTCGGTCATGCCGTAGACCTCCTGGATCTCCATACCCAGACGGCGATACCAGTTGAGCAGCGCAATCGGCACCGGCGCCGCCCCGGACAGCGCATAACGGATGGCGTCCAGGCCGAGCCCGGCAAGCACCTTACGTCCGACGATGCGGCCGATGATCGGCAGTTTCAGCAAGCGATCGAGTTTCTGCGCCGGCATCTTGCTGTAAACACCCATCTGGAACTTGGTCCAGATACGCGGAACGCCAAACATCACGGTCGGCCGTGCGCGCTTGAGATCTTCAAGGAAGGTATCCAGGCTTTCGGCGAAAAAGATCGTCTGCCCCGCATAGATGGACGCCAGCTCGACGAACATGCGTTCAGCCACGTGACAAAGCGGCAGATAGGAAATCAGCCGATCGTCTTCACCCACTCCGAACAGTTTGATGGCGTTGCCAGCGGCGAAGCCGAAATTGGAGAAGTTGTGCATCACGCCCTTGGGCGTGCCAGTCGTACCGGAGGTGTAGATGATGGTCGCCAACTGGTTGGCGGCAGGCTTGGGGTCATCCTGAATCGGCGCACTGCGCTGCAGGTCGTCCCAGCTGTGATCGAAGGTGCCTTGCGGATGCAGCGGCAGGCTGACAGTCGGCATCCCCTGAGGTAACCCTGGCGCCATCGCGGCCCAGTCATCGAGCTTGCCGATGAAGGCCAGCTGCGCCTCGGAATGCTCCAGCACCTGGCGCATGGACTCAGCTGTGAGGTTGGGATAGAGCGGAACCGACACATGCCCAGCCATCCAGATCGCCAGATCGGTAATGATCCAGTGCGCGCAGTTCTTGGAAACGATGGCGATGCGACTGCCCTGCGGCAATTCGCGACTACGCAACCAGTTGGCGGTACGGCGAGCCTGCTCGCCCACATCGGCCCAGGTCAGTTCCAGCAGTTGCCCACCACCAAGGGGTTGCACCATGTAGCGTTTGTTCGGGTGCCTTGCTTCACGTTCGTAAAACAGCTCGAGCGGCAAACGGATTGCATCAGCCACAGGGCTTCCTCCTTTGTTGTTTTTGTAGGAATCAACCAAGCACTTGCTTGGTTGACTATTCCACGCAGACAAAGGAGGTGCAAGTTAAGAAATGTTTCCCGCTGTAGCGGAAGGGAAAAACACTCAGCGCGGATGGATCAGCGCCAGCAGTTCCATCAGCCCCGCCGCCGGTATGTCGCCCTCCAACTCGGCCAGGCTGGCGGTGCGCATCGGCAAGGGTTCCTGACGATGGCCATGCACCAGCAAACCACCCAAAGCCCCCACCAGCGGCTGGTGGGTGACCAGAAGCACCTCGGCGCTCTCACGCTCATCGAGATACTTGAGCACCTCGCGCGGGTCACTGTCCGGCGTCAGCCACGGCACGGTGGTCAATGGCCCATTGAAACCCAGCTCGCTGCGCACCAGCTCCGCCGTTTGCTGGGCACGCACGTAGGGGCTGACGAGAATGGCGGTCAACGGTCTTCCAGCCAGCTGCTTGGCGGCCTGCCGTACTTCCTGGCGGCCATGGGCGGTCAGCTCACGCGCCGCGTCAGTGGCCGCATGCGGCTCGGCCTGGCCGTGACGCAGCAACCACAACCTCACAGTTTGGGCTCCTCGTCACGCACCGGATGCGGCGCAGGCGGAATGCTGTGGGCGGTTTCGCCGTCCGGCGTACGTGGTGTCGGCCAGTCGGCGAACGGCCAGGGTTTTTCATCGGTATTAAAGGTACCGAAACGACCGATCTGCGCCAGATACTGGCTCAGGCTATCGCCAAAACCCATCAACCCGGCGTTGGGGGCGCCATAAAACAGGCGGTAGCCCAGTTGCAACAGCACCACAGCGCCCAGCACCAGCTCGGCCAGTTGCCAGACGACGAGGAAAATCACCATCCACAGAATGCGCAACACAATCGACTCGCGCTCCAGCTCCTGCTTTTCATCGCTCATGACTCGTTCTCCTTGATTGGCTGCCAGGCTCAGAAACCTGCAGTTGGGATGAAATCGACATCGGTCTTGGGTTCGCCGCGCATCAGCAGCTCGATGACCTGCGCCAGCGTACGCCCCTCGAACAGAATGGCATGCAGACCGGCGACCAGCGGCATGTACACCTCAAGTTCCTCGGCACGGGCCTTGAGCACCTTGAGCGTATTGACGCCTTCGGCGACTTCGCCGAGGCGCTGCACCGCCTCCTCCAGGCTGAGCCCCTCGCCCAGGGCGAAGCCAACTTGATAGTTGCGGCTTTTCGGTGACGAACAGGTGACGATCAGATCACCCACGCCGGCCAGGCCGAGGAAGGTCATCGGGTTGGCCCCGAGCTTGACCGCGAACCGGGTCATCTCGGCCAGGGCACGGGTGATCAGCATGCTCTTGGTGTTTTCGCCCATACCCAGCGCCGCGGCCATGCCGGACATGATGGCGTAGACGTTTTTCAAGGCCCCGCCCAGTTCGACGCCAAAGCGGTCAGCACTGGCGTAGACACGGAAGGTTCTGCCATGCAGCGCTTGCTGCACACGCAGGCACAGCTCTTCGTCCTCGCTGGCGATCACCGTGGCGGTCAGGGCGTGATCGGCGACTTCCTTGGCCAGATTCGGCCCGGAGAGCACGCCGATGCGCGCCTGCGGGGCGATCTCTTCGAGAATCTGGCTCATCAGCTTGAACGTCTTGGCTTCGATACCCTTGGTGGTGCTAATCAGCATCTTGCCCGCCAACTGCGCCGCCACCGGCTGCAAGGCATCACGCAGGGCGCTGGAGGGCAACGCCACCAACACCAGCTCGGCCTGCTGCAACGCCATGTGGATGTCGCTGGTCGGCTCGATCCCCGCATGCAGCTTGACGCCCTTCAGATAACGCGGGTTCTCGCCGCTCTGGCGCATCTGCTCGGCCTGCTCGGGATCACGCATCCACTGCAGGACGCGCTGGCCATTCTCCGCCAGCAGGTTAGCCAGGGCGGTGCCGAAGCTACCGCCGCCGAGTACGGCAATGGGTTGGAGCTGTGTCATAGGTCTTCCGAATGAGGCCATGCGTGATGGCGGTCTGCGGGCATTATACGGAGCCGAGAGTACCCGGCCAGGGCAAAAGTTCAGTGCTGACCGTCAGTTAAGGGAGCAAACGAGAATTACCGCAGAGTGCACGCGCCTGAAGCTGGCAAAGCGCGACGGGTCGGTTAACATGCCGGATCGACGTTAATTGCCAAGGACGATTCGTGCCCACAGGCAACCCCTTGCCCCCGCCCTGCTCCCCTCGCCAACAGGCAGCAGCGCCGCACCTGACCAGGGACGGTACAGCCATGGCCCAGCGCCGCGGCTGGAACATCCATACCCGCACCCAACTGATCAGCGTGGGCCCGGCCCTGCTGCTGACGCTGCTGCTCACCGGTTTTCTCACCTTCACCCGTCTGCAGGATCTGCGTCAGGAACAGGGACATACCGGCCAGCTGATCGCCAATCAACTGGCTCCAGCTACCGAGTACGGCGTACTCAACGGCAACCTGAGCACCCTGGAAAGCCTGCTGCGTGCGACTCTGAGCACGCCCGACGTACGCTTCGCCGAAGTGCGCGATCGCGACGACAACATCCTGGTCTACGTCGAGCGGCCCAAGGAGCAAGGCCACAGCTCACCGCAGGTCGAGGTGTTCGAGGCGCCGATCCGTCTGCAGGGCCCGCCCTACCCGACAAATACCCTGCCACCATTGGGCAAAGCGCTCGGCGACGGGTACCTCGGCCGCGTCGTGATCGGCATTTCCAACGACACCTTCAATACCCGCCAGCAGGAAATCCTGCTCAAGGCCGGGGTTCTTTCACTGTTCGCCCTGCTATTGACCTTTCTTCTCGCCAGGCGCCTGGCACGCCGTCTGGCGCAACCGCTCAGCGCCATGGGTCAGGCGCTGGAGCGCATCCAGAGCGGCGATTACCGCCCTTCGCTGGTCGAACGCGGTAACGACGAACTCACCGATCTGGCCCGGCATATCAACAACCTGGCCCGCACCCTCGAGCAAAGTGGCCGCGAGCAGCAACTGGCGATTGCCGAACTGATCCAGGCCCGCGAGGAGTCCGAACAGGCGAACCGGGCAAAATCCGACTTCCTGGCCATGATGAGTCACGAATTGCGCACCCCAATGAATGGCGTACTGGGCATGCTGCAATTGCTGGAAACTACCAGCCTCAACGACGAACAGACCGAATACGCCGCCCTGGCCACCGAATCCACCGAACACCTGCTCAAGGTGATCAACGACATCCTTGATTTCTCAAGGATCGAGCGAGGCGCGCTGGAACTCGAAGCCATCCCGTTCAACCTGTTGGAACTGCTGCAAAGCTCGGTGCAGGTTTTCCAGCACAGCGCCCATCAGCGTGGCCTGCAACTGCTGCTGGAAACGCAGACAGGCCTGGAGCAGCTGGAGGTGAGCGGCGACCCCACGCGCATCCGCCAGATTCTGGTCAACCTGATCGGCAACGCGCTGAAATTCACCGAAGAAGGCCACATTCGCGTGGAGACCCACTGGCAGCAACTGGATGACCAGGTGCTGTGGTTCACCTGCGCTGTTCACGACAGCGGCATTGGCATCGGCAGCGAGCGCCTGGAGCGCATGTTTGACGCCTTCCAGCAGGCCGACACCTCGATTTCACGACGCTATGGCGGCACCGGCCTCGGCCTGCCGATTGCCCGCACCCTGGCCGAGCGCATGGGCGGCACCCTGCGCGCGGAAAGCCAGCTGGGCGAAGGGTCGGTCTTCACTCTGGAGATTCCCCTGCCGTTCCGCGAGCATAGCGGGCAGATGCCAAGCAGCGAGAATCAGGCGCTGAGCAATGGTGACGGACAAGCCGTGCTGCTGGTCGAGGACAACCCGGTCAATCAGACGGTGATCGAAGCCATGCTGCGCAGCCTGGGTTATCAGGTGAGCCTGGTCGGCGACGGCCAGCAGGCGCTGCAGAGTTTCGCCGATCACGACTACGCGGCAATCCTCATGGATTGCCGCCTGCCGCTGATGGATGGCTACGAGGCGACGCGACAGATTCGCCAACAGGCCAAGGGCCGAAACGTGCCGATCATCGCCCTCACCGCCAATGCACTGCAGGGCGACCGCGAAGCCTGTCTGACTGCCGGTATGAACGATTACCTGGCAAAGCCCTTCAAACGTGCAGACCTGCAACGCATTCTGCAGCGCTGGCTACCAGCCCGACCATAGGCGAGTAGCGCCTGTAATGCTGCGGGGTTACAAGGAGAAACTGCGAGGGTCTGTTCCCGTTTCATTCGTGACCGCGCCGGAGCCTGTTTTGTCGCGAGGCAAGGCGCGAGATGCGAAGTTTGGTCGCCCAAATGAGCCATCGAGTAACGCCGCATCGCGACAAAACAGGCCCGGCCCTTCGGGTTGCGCGGGAAATGGCCCCCGCTGTTGTTGCAGGACTTGGCAAGGGGCGGCCATTACCGGCGTCCTGCGCCTAACCGGGGGCCATTTCTCGCAGCAACGCGGCTCGCGAATGAAACGGAAACAGACCCTAATGTGACAATGCACAGGCAGCGGAGTACAACTGTACTCACCGACTGTGACTTTCACCACAACGCAACAGTCTATGACTAGGCTGCCGGCAGACGCCCCAAAAGGGGGCCGGCCAGGACGATTCGCCCAGCCTTAGAAGCATGGGGACAATTGAGGAGCTCGCATGACAAAACAAAACGCCTATTCCCAGGAAGAACTGCTCGCCTGCAGCCGCGGCGAACTCTTCGGCCCGGGGAACGCGCAACTGCCCGCCCCAAATATGCTGATGATCGATCGCATCGTTCATATCAGCGAGACCGGCGGCAAGTACGGCAAGGGCGAAATCGTCGCTGAGCTCGATATCAATCCGGATCTGTGGTTCTTTGCGTGCCACTTCGAAGGCGACCCGGTCATGCCCGGCTGCCTCGGCCTCGATGCCATGTGGCAGCTGGTTGGCTTCTATCTGGGCTGGCAAGGCAACCCAGGCAAGGGCCGCGCCCTGGGCTCGGGCGAAGTGAAATTCTTCGGTCAGGTTCTGCCGACCGCCAAGAAAGTCACCTACAACATCCATATCAAGCGCACCATCAACCGCTCACTGATCCTCGGTATCGCCGATGGCACCGTAGCCGTCGATGGCCGCGAGATCTACAGTGCCGAAGGCCTGCGCGTTGGCCTGTTCACCTCTACCGACAGTTTCTGAAGGACTTGCACATGCGTCGTGTCGTGATTACCGGTCTGGGCATCGTTTCCTGCCTGGGCAATGACAAAGAAGCCGTTGCCGACAGCCTCCGCGCGGGCAAATCCGGCATCCGTTTCAACCCGTCCTATGCCGAAATGGGCCTGCGTAGCCATGTTTCCGGTTCGGTCAACCTGAACCTGGAAGAACTGATCGACCGCAAACTGTTCCGCTTCATGGGCGACGCTGCGGCCTACGCCTATCTGTCGATGGAACAGGCGATCAAGGATTCAGGCCTCAGCGAAGAGCAGATTTCTAACCCGCGTACCGGTCTGATCGCCGGTTCCGGTGGTGCTTCCACCGTCAACCAGATGGAAGCTATCGATACCCTGCGCGAGAAAGGCGTCAAGCGCATCGGCCCATACCGCGTGACCCGTACCATGGGCAGCACCGTATCGGCGTGCCTGGCGACTCCGTTCAAGATCAAGGGCGTCAACTTCTCCATCTCCTCGGCCTGCGCCACCAGCGCGCATTGCATCGGCCAGGCCATGGAGCAGATCCAGCTTGGCAAACAGGATGTAGTCTTCGCCGGTGGCGGTGAGGAAGAGCACTGGAGCCAGAGCTGCCTGTTCGACGCCATGGGCGCCCTCTCCACCCAGTACAACGAAACCCCGGAGAAAGCCTCCCGCGCTTACGACGCCAAGCGTGACGGTTTCGTCATCGCCGGCGGTGGCGGCATGGTCGTGGTCGAGGAGCTGGAACACGCTCTGGCTCGCGGCGCCAAGATCTACGCGGAAATCGTCGGTTACGGCGCAACCTCCGACGGTTACGACATGGTCGCCCCGAGCGGTGAAGGCGCGATCCGCTGCATGCAGCAGGCGCTGGCCACCGTCGACACCCCGATCGACTACCTGAACACCCACGGCACCTCCACCCCGGTCGGCGACGTCGCCGAAATCCGTGGCGTGCGTGAAGTGTTCGGCGACAAGGCGCCGGCCATCAGCTCGACCAAGAGCCTGTCCGGCCACAGCCTCGGCGCCGCCGGCGTGCAGGAAGCGATCTACTGCATGCTAATGATGGAAGGCAACTTCATCGCCGCTTCGGCCAATATCGACGAGCTCGACCCGGAAGTGGCCGACATGCCGATCCAGCTCGCCACCGTCGAGAACGCCAAGCTCGACACCGTGATGAGCAACAGCTTCGGCTTCGGTGGCACCAACGCCACCCTGGTGCTCAAGCGCTGGGCTGGCAAGTAACTGCTGCGGTAAAGAAAACGGCGCCTTCGGGCGCCGTTTTCGTTTCGTGGCCTGCCAAACACGTCAGACCTTGAAGCGCGCCACCAGGTTGTTCAAATCGACCGCCAGACGCGACAGCTCCTGACTGGCTGCACTGGTCTGATTGGCTCCCGCCGAGGTCTGCATCGACAGGTCACGGATATTGACCAGATTGCGATCCACCTCGCGCGCCACCTGCGCCTGCTCCTCGGAAGCACTGGCGATCACTAGGTTGCGCTCGTTGATCGAGGAAATCGCCTGGGCGATCTGCTCCAACGCAACGCCGGCCGCCTGAGCCACCTCCAACGTGGAACGGGCGCGACCATTGCTGTTTTGCATGGCGCTGACGGCGCGCTCCGTACCGCTCTGGATGCCGCCGATCATCTGCTCGATTTCCTGCGTCGACTGCTGGGTGCGGTGCGCCAGCGCCCTCACTTCGTCAGCCACCACGGCGAAGCCACGGCCAGCGTCGCCGGCTCGCGCAGCCTCGATAGCGGCATTGAGGGCCAGCAGGTTGGTCTGCTCGGCGATGGAGCGAATCACGTCTAGCACCTTGCTGATCTCGTGCACGCGCTCGGCAAGCTGCTCCACCTCTCCCGAGGTGGTGGTGACGTCAGCCGCCAGCTGGCCGATGGAATCGACGGTCTGGCGTACCTGCTCGCGTCCCTGCTGCGCGGTGACGTTGGATTCACGCGAGGCTTCGGAGGTGCTCACCGCATTGCGCGCAACCTCCTCCACCGCCGCCGTCATCTCGTTCACTGCGGTGGCCGCCTGCTCGATCTCGGTGTTCTGCTGGTGCAGACCGCGCGTCGAGTCTTCGGTGACGGCATGCAGCTCCTCGGAGGCCGAGGCCAGCTGATTGGACGAATCGGAAATGCTCTGGATCGTCGCACGCAGGCTTTGCTGCATGTTTTTCAGCGCGCCCAGCAGACGTGCCGGCTCATCATGACCTGCGACCTGGATGACCTGGGTCAGGTCGCCGGAAGCCACCCGCTCGGCCACGCGCACCGCCTCAGTCAGCGGTGCCACGATGCTTCGCGTCAGCAGCATGGCCAGCGCCACGGTGGCCAGAGCAGCGAACACGATCATCGCGATCACCCAGACACGCGCCGTGGCGAACACCTCGCCCGCATCACGCGCCGCATCGGTCGCCCCCTTGCGGTTGAGGTTGGCAAGATCGCGCAGCGCCCGCGTCATTTCGTCGGCATGCTGGTTGAGCGTGCCACGGGTCACGGTAATGGCATCATCGAAGTTGCCTTGCCGAACGAACGCGACGATCTTGCCCTGCTCCTGCAGATAGCCAGCTTCGGAACGGCGAAAGCCCTCATAGAGCGCACGCTCTTCGGGGCTGGAAATGAGTTTCTCGTAGGTCGAGTCAGCCGTGCTCAGCTGCGAGCGCAAGTCGTCAGCCAGTTGCAGGTTGCGCTTCAACTCATCCGGCTCGCGATTGAGCATCAGGCGCAGGGTCACGGCACGCAGGCGCAGGATGTCCTGGCTGACATCGGCCAGCGCGACGACGCTGGGCAGCCAGTCCTCATCGACGGCTACGGACTGCTTACGCATTTCCGTCATTTGGTAAAGTGAAAAGGCTCCGAGCAACAACACCAACAGAGCCACCAGGCCGAACCCCAAAGCAGCCCGTGGTGCGATAGAAAGATTACGCAGCGACATTTGTGCAACTCCCATTGCGCGCGGAAATCAGATCATCCCTCGCCATACCTGTCGAAGGATCTGATGAGATTAGGCTAATCTCTGGGAGCTTATCGGCGTAATTCCCTCACTCTTGACAAGGAAAAAAGAAAACCCTAGCGACGCAGCGCCTTGACCATCGCCTGGTCGACGTGGTGTCGCCATTCATCATCGCGCCATTGCTCCTCCCGGCGCGCCTGCCAGTCATCGATGCGCTGCACGTCTTCGCATTGGCGGAAACCATCCTCCCAGCCTTGGGCATATAGCGGTTCGGCCATGTAGCGTGGTACGTCCTTGTCGAACTGACCGAGCGGGCCAGCAGCCGAACGCCCACTGCTGCAACCGTCCTCGAAGCCGTCGACGAAGGTTGGCGGATAGTTGGCCGCCAACATCTGCTCGCGCAGGCTCTGACACCCCAGCAAGACCAGCAACGACAGGCCACAGATCAGCAAGCGCGCGACCTTCATGACTTCATACCCCCCTCGATTGCACCGAGCAGCCGATCCTTGAGCGCGCACAGCGCCCATGCGCTGGTGCTGCAGGCACCTGTGGCCAATGCTGAACGCAACGCCGGAATGTCAGCGTCGCGCAGGTAGCGCTCGGCGTCGCCCATACGCTCTTCGCCGCCAAAGCCGCCACCGCGCATTTCTGCCAACGCCTGCTCCTTGCTCCAGTTCTGGTAGATCACCCGGTACAGGGCAGCGATCAGCCCGGTACGGTTCTGCCCATGTTTGCAGTGAATAAGTACGGTGCCGCGCCCCTGCGCCTGGCGGATGCTGCGCAGCACCTCGATAACGTCGGTGTCATCGATACGATCAGTGCGTAACGGCAGGTGTACCTGATGAACGCGCGGATCACCCAACCATTGCTCGTCACCGCGCTGATAGAAGTTGATCACCGTGGCAATGCCAAGCGCCTGCAATTGCGGCCAGTCCCGCGCCGCAGGCAATGCGCTGCGATACAGATCCGGTGTCATGCGATACAGGTTGATGCGGGTATCCAGTGGCTGCGCCCAGTTGGCTGGGCGCACGCCATGCAGGGGCGCCGCCGATGTCGTCGCGCCCCACGCCATGCTCAAGGGCAGCGCCAACAGCGCACTGAAGAAAACCACGGCGGCCAACGCCAGGCGCAAGCCTTGCTGGAATCTGTTCATCGGCAGGTTTCTCCCCAGACCACCTGATTTCCTGCGCTTTGTGCGACAGGCGCTCGGTAAAGCAGCCAGCGATAGCTCAGTACACAGATCACCCAGTCGATCAGCAGCGTCCACAAGTTGTGCGAGAGAAAGTGCGCGCCCTGCAACATCCGCCCCAGGGAAAACAGCGAACCCAGCCCCAGCGCCACCACCAGCGCGATTCGCGCGGCACGCGGGCGGCGGTCGCGCAAGACGAAGAACAGTGCCAGCAGCGAGAATCCTGCCGAGGCATGCCCGCCTGGCCAGCATCGGCCCGGGTTGGCGGTGGGTGCGCGCTCGCTCAGCAGCGGGGTGAACTGCTCCTGCCCGCCAAACTCGCTCAGGCTCCAGGGGCAATGCATGCCGGTCAGGGTCTTCAGCGGCGTGACCACCGAAGTCGACAGGCCCAGCGCCAGTACCAGATAACCGAGCTGTCGACGCCAGGCACGCAGCCGTGTCGGCATCAGGCTGAGCAGAAAGCCAGCGATGGCCAGCACACCGAGCACGATAACCGCCTGCTTGGCACGGTCATGCAGGATGTCTTCGAGCCAGAAACTGCTACGGCCGATGAAGCCCAGCCCAGGTTCGTAGAACAGACGGGCCAGGGCAAAGTCCACGGGGCTGGGATCGACTACCAGCAACAACGCCATCAGCAGCAGCGGTATACCCAGCGCCAGGCGAAAATCGAAATAACGAGACGACATCTTCACTCCTTAGCGCTGGCTGAGCTGCTGGCCCGGCTGGCTCTCGGGTTGCCAGGCGATGAGCCGCTTGCCGAAGGCATGGCTCGCGCCCTGGTAGTAGACGATGTCGCGCCGCAACAGCGGATCGGCATCATTCACCCGCCACTCATGGCTCAGGCCCAGAGCATCGTCGTGGCGACGCATGCCCTGGCGCGGGCTGAGAATCGCCAGGTTCTGCCCATCGAACAGGCCCAGGTGCTGGTAGTTGCCGAGCAGTGCCCGCCCAGGAG
It encodes:
- a CDS encoding response regulator, with protein sequence MAQRRGWNIHTRTQLISVGPALLLTLLLTGFLTFTRLQDLRQEQGHTGQLIANQLAPATEYGVLNGNLSTLESLLRATLSTPDVRFAEVRDRDDNILVYVERPKEQGHSSPQVEVFEAPIRLQGPPYPTNTLPPLGKALGDGYLGRVVIGISNDTFNTRQQEILLKAGVLSLFALLLTFLLARRLARRLAQPLSAMGQALERIQSGDYRPSLVERGNDELTDLARHINNLARTLEQSGREQQLAIAELIQAREESEQANRAKSDFLAMMSHELRTPMNGVLGMLQLLETTSLNDEQTEYAALATESTEHLLKVINDILDFSRIERGALELEAIPFNLLELLQSSVQVFQHSAHQRGLQLLLETQTGLEQLEVSGDPTRIRQILVNLIGNALKFTEEGHIRVETHWQQLDDQVLWFTCAVHDSGIGIGSERLERMFDAFQQADTSISRRYGGTGLGLPIARTLAERMGGTLRAESQLGEGSVFTLEIPLPFREHSGQMPSSENQALSNGDGQAVLLVEDNPVNQTVIEAMLRSLGYQVSLVGDGQQALQSFADHDYAAILMDCRLPLMDGYEATRQIRQQAKGRNVPIIALTANALQGDREACLTAGMNDYLAKPFKRADLQRILQRWLPARP
- the fabA gene encoding 3-hydroxyacyl-[acyl-carrier-protein] dehydratase FabA, with protein sequence MTKQNAYSQEELLACSRGELFGPGNAQLPAPNMLMIDRIVHISETGGKYGKGEIVAELDINPDLWFFACHFEGDPVMPGCLGLDAMWQLVGFYLGWQGNPGKGRALGSGEVKFFGQVLPTAKKVTYNIHIKRTINRSLILGIADGTVAVDGREIYSAEGLRVGLFTSTDSF
- the fabB gene encoding beta-ketoacyl-ACP synthase I, with the translated sequence MRRVVITGLGIVSCLGNDKEAVADSLRAGKSGIRFNPSYAEMGLRSHVSGSVNLNLEELIDRKLFRFMGDAAAYAYLSMEQAIKDSGLSEEQISNPRTGLIAGSGGASTVNQMEAIDTLREKGVKRIGPYRVTRTMGSTVSACLATPFKIKGVNFSISSACATSAHCIGQAMEQIQLGKQDVVFAGGGEEEHWSQSCLFDAMGALSTQYNETPEKASRAYDAKRDGFVIAGGGGMVVVEELEHALARGAKIYAEIVGYGATSDGYDMVAPSGEGAIRCMQQALATVDTPIDYLNTHGTSTPVGDVAEIRGVREVFGDKAPAISSTKSLSGHSLGAAGVQEAIYCMLMMEGNFIAASANIDELDPEVADMPIQLATVENAKLDTVMSNSFGFGGTNATLVLKRWAGK
- a CDS encoding methyl-accepting chemotaxis protein, which translates into the protein MGVAQMSLRNLSIAPRAALGFGLVALLVLLLGAFSLYQMTEMRKQSVAVDEDWLPSVVALADVSQDILRLRAVTLRLMLNREPDELKRNLQLADDLRSQLSTADSTYEKLISSPEERALYEGFRRSEAGYLQEQGKIVAFVRQGNFDDAITVTRGTLNQHADEMTRALRDLANLNRKGATDAARDAGEVFATARVWVIAMIVFAALATVALAMLLTRSIVAPLTEAVRVAERVASGDLTQVIQVAGHDEPARLLGALKNMQQSLRATIQSISDSSNQLASASEELHAVTEDSTRGLHQQNTEIEQAATAVNEMTAAVEEVARNAVSTSEASRESNVTAQQGREQVRQTVDSIGQLAADVTTTSGEVEQLAERVHEISKVLDVIRSIAEQTNLLALNAAIEAARAGDAGRGFAVVADEVRALAHRTQQSTQEIEQMIGGIQSGTERAVSAMQNSNGRARSTLEVAQAAGVALEQIAQAISSINERNLVIASASEEQAQVAREVDRNLVNIRDLSMQTSAGANQTSAASQELSRLAVDLNNLVARFKV
- a CDS encoding phosphatase domain-containing protein, whose translation is MNRFQQGLRLALAAVVFFSALLALPLSMAWGATTSAAPLHGVRPANWAQPLDTRINLYRMTPDLYRSALPAARDWPQLQALGIATVINFYQRGDEQWLGDPRVHQVHLPLRTDRIDDTDVIEVLRSIRQAQGRGTVLIHCKHGQNRTGLIAALYRVIYQNWSKEQALAEMRGGGFGGEERMGDAERYLRDADIPALRSALATGACSTSAWALCALKDRLLGAIEGGMKS